A stretch of DNA from Nonlabens ponticola:
ATTGGTGAAGTACATGGTAAAATCACCCAAATAAATAAGTGTCTCGCCTAATGGCGCATCCTTAGCAATGATCTTACCTATCTTTTCGGCAATGTGTACTGTTACCATTATTGGTAAAAATAATAGCAACAACAGCGCAAAACTACCCAGGTATCTCTTTAATATGTAGCGATCAAGAATACTTAACACTATAATCTATTGTCCATTTGTTTGACCATTTTTTCTTTCCATGTAGCAAAATCTCCTGCGAGAATGTGTTTTCTTGCTTCACGCATCAACCATAAATAAAACGCCAGATTGTGTATCGTGCATATTTGACGACCCAACATTTCATTGACGGTAAATAAGTGACGCACGTACGACTTTGAATACTCAGTATCTACCCAAGCATATCCTGCATCATCAAGCGGACTGAAATCTGCTTCCCACTTTTTATTTTTAATGTTAATACTACCGTTTGCTGTGAAAATCATCCCATTACGGCCATTTCTTGTAGGCATTACACAATCAAACATATCTACACCTAACGCAACATTCTCTAATAAATTGATTGGTGTGCCTACACCCATAAGATATCTAGGTTTCTCATTAGGTAAGACTGCGGTTACAACCTCAGTCATGGCATACATTTCTTCGGCTGGTTCACCAACTGATAAACCACCGATTGCATTTGCAGGTAGATCGCAATTTGCAACAAACTCTGCACTTTGCACTCTCAGGTCTTTATAGGTGCTTCCCTGGATAATAGGAAATAAGGTTTGCTTGAAACCATATCGATCAGGAGTATTATTGAAATGCTCAATACACCTCTTTAACCATCGATGCGTCATGTGCATACTGCGTCTCGCATAATTATATTCACATGGATAAGGTGTACACTCATCAAAGGCCATAATGATATCTGCACCTATACTGCGCTGTATATCCATAGCACGCTCTGGCGTGAAAAAGTGATAACTACCGTCGATGTGAGATTTAAACTTGACGCCTTCTTCCTTG
This window harbors:
- the tgt gene encoding tRNA guanosine(34) transglycosylase Tgt is translated as MKFDLLKTDAATQARAGVVHTDHGAIETPIFMPVGTLGTVKGVHQRELKEEVNPDIILANTYHLYLRPGTDILEKAGGLHQFMNWDRPILTDSGGYQVYSLSANRKIKEEGVKFKSHIDGSYHFFTPERAMDIQRSIGADIIMAFDECTPYPCEYNYARRSMHMTHRWLKRCIEHFNNTPDRYGFKQTLFPIIQGSTYKDLRVQSAEFVANCDLPANAIGGLSVGEPAEEMYAMTEVVTAVLPNEKPRYLMGVGTPINLLENVALGVDMFDCVMPTRNGRNGMIFTANGSINIKNKKWEADFSPLDDAGYAWVDTEYSKSYVRHLFTVNEMLGRQICTIHNLAFYLWLMREARKHILAGDFATWKEKMVKQMDNRL